Genomic DNA from Candidatus Atribacteria bacterium ADurb.Bin276:
GACCATATATGTAGCTGTATGATCAAGGTGTTCTCGATATCCATTGGGGACTAAAACACGAGTAATTTTTAACTTACGGAGCAGAGGCATAATTTTCCTAAATGTACCTTCCTCGCCTCCAGGAAGTTTATGCCCTATAAAGGGGAAAACGCTATAATCATCATATTCAAGACGGTGTATTTTTTCTTCCTTAATCCCCAAAACATTATAAGCTCGAGCTGTTTCCCTTGATCGAAGCGCAGTAATAATATATTTTTGTTCTATAACACTATAACCACCAGAACCATTGCAAAATATTATAATATGAACGTCGCCTCCAAACAGGGGAATGCCCTGAATAAGCGATCCTGGCCCAAGAATTCCATCATCATCGTGTGGTGAAAACACTACAACCCGTTCATCATGCGGTTTCCAACCAGGGAAAATAATATTAATATCATTACCCTTTTGACCCGACCGGAGATTATAGAAAATGAAGTCTTCTTTACGCATAGCGTTTGCCTCCTATACTA
This window encodes:
- a CDS encoding GlcNAc-PI de-N-acetylase, with protein sequence MRKEDFIFYNLRSGQKGNDINIIFPGWKPHDERVVVFSPHDDDGILGPGSLIQGIPLFGGDVHIIIFCNGSGGYSVIEQKYIITALRSRETARAYNVLGIKEEKIHRLEYDDYSVFPFIGHKLPGGEEGTFRKIMPLLRKLKITRVLVPNGYREHLDHTATYMVGAFDTPQIGDPVMVDWGQTEPIRSILQYAVWSDFSPEDAMVEGVDTEIRANRALKAPIEAEKNILKAMEEYQTQAKIISGLLKAREERIISKNQVAEVFLSFEPRPRCEYKKYIHQIEKIDNSGGQSQ